One window from the genome of Cyclobacterium amurskyense encodes:
- a CDS encoding aspartate kinase produces MKIMKFGGTSVGRPERMHQVKDLITLDNEKKIVVLSALSGTTNALVGIGDALSAGKKEEAKDKIDSLHSHYLEFYQDLLSSEAGKAKALQIINEHFEFLTIILKISFNEAINKDILAQGELLSTKLFYTLLQEQGIPAVFLPALEFMCIDENNEPNLGKIGEKLGSILSGYPEESIFITQGYICKNHLNEVDNLKRGGSDYTASLIGSVISASVVEIWTDIDGMHNNDPRIVDQTRPIAQLSFDEAAELAYFGAKILHPASIWPAQLHNVPVKLLNTMEPSAAGTTITGAGEGTVGVKAIAAKDGITAVKIKSSRMLLAHGFLRKVFEIFEKYKTSIDMITTSEVAISLTLDDTSHLKEITAELEKLGKVEVDHYLSIICIVGNSIMEEPKVLNKIITSLEGFPLRMVSYGGSKHNVSLLIDGKHKNQALKSLNNGLFEFN; encoded by the coding sequence ATGAAAATTATGAAATTTGGCGGTACTTCAGTAGGAAGACCGGAAAGAATGCATCAGGTTAAGGATCTGATCACATTAGATAATGAAAAGAAAATTGTGGTATTGTCTGCTTTGTCAGGGACTACCAATGCATTAGTAGGTATAGGTGATGCCTTATCTGCTGGTAAAAAAGAGGAAGCCAAGGATAAAATAGATAGTTTGCATTCGCATTATCTTGAGTTTTATCAGGATTTGCTGAGCTCAGAAGCAGGAAAAGCAAAAGCATTACAGATTATCAATGAGCATTTTGAGTTCTTGACCATTATTCTTAAAATATCCTTCAACGAAGCGATTAATAAAGATATTCTTGCTCAAGGTGAATTGTTGTCTACCAAGCTTTTTTATACTTTGCTCCAAGAGCAGGGAATTCCAGCCGTGTTTTTGCCGGCCTTGGAATTCATGTGTATTGATGAAAACAATGAGCCTAACCTTGGGAAAATAGGTGAAAAATTGGGATCCATATTGTCTGGATATCCTGAAGAAAGCATATTTATAACTCAAGGATATATTTGCAAAAATCACTTGAATGAAGTGGATAACCTTAAAAGGGGAGGAAGTGATTATACAGCGTCTTTAATCGGATCTGTTATCTCTGCTTCAGTTGTTGAAATTTGGACGGATATTGATGGGATGCATAACAATGACCCACGCATAGTTGACCAAACCAGACCTATAGCCCAATTGTCTTTTGATGAGGCGGCTGAGTTGGCTTATTTTGGTGCTAAAATATTGCATCCTGCTTCTATCTGGCCTGCCCAGTTACATAATGTTCCAGTAAAGCTCCTTAATACCATGGAGCCTAGTGCCGCAGGTACGACCATCACAGGTGCTGGAGAAGGTACCGTCGGTGTCAAAGCAATTGCAGCTAAAGATGGAATTACTGCTGTAAAAATCAAGTCTAGCCGCATGCTTTTAGCACATGGATTTTTGAGAAAGGTTTTTGAGATTTTTGAAAAATACAAAACCTCGATTGATATGATCACAACCTCCGAGGTAGCCATATCCTTGACCTTAGACGATACCAGTCATTTGAAAGAGATCACTGCTGAATTAGAGAAACTAGGAAAAGTAGAAGTTGATCATTACTTGTCTATTATCTGCATCGTTGGTAATTCCATTATGGAAGAACCAAAAGTGTTGAATAAAATTATCACAAGTTTGGAAGGTTTTCCACTTAGAATGGTCTCTTATGGTGGAAGCAAACACAATGTGTCTCTATTAATTGATGGCAAACATAAAAATCAAGCCTTGAAAAGCTTGAACAATGGATTGTTTGAATTTAATTAA
- the atpG gene encoding ATP synthase F1 subunit gamma → MANLKEVKERINSVSSTQQITKAMKMVAAAKLRRAQEKIVQMRPYSQKLTSILNNISSGAEGVADIAYAQERSVANVLIVPITSDKGLCGAFNSNVIKASNVVIQDHEGKAITVMPIGKKAMDFFKKQEYPLIFEYAGLFENITFDPIKAAAEFVMDAFVNGEYDHVVLVYNQFKNVATQLVVKEQFLPISKIESEGDDNKSQQDYIVEPSRDYIIEELVPNSLKIQFYKAILDSNASEHGARMTAMSKATDNAADLLKDLKLVYNRTRQAAITNEILEIVAGANALEGK, encoded by the coding sequence ATGGCGAATCTAAAGGAAGTAAAAGAAAGGATCAATTCGGTAAGCTCTACCCAGCAAATTACCAAAGCCATGAAAATGGTAGCGGCTGCTAAATTGAGAAGGGCACAGGAAAAAATTGTGCAGATGAGACCCTATTCTCAAAAATTGACTTCCATCCTAAATAATATTTCTTCTGGAGCAGAAGGAGTGGCAGACATAGCGTATGCCCAAGAACGTAGTGTTGCGAATGTGCTGATAGTGCCAATTACATCCGATAAGGGACTATGTGGTGCTTTTAATTCCAATGTTATCAAGGCTTCTAATGTGGTTATCCAGGATCATGAAGGTAAAGCTATTACTGTCATGCCTATTGGAAAGAAGGCCATGGATTTCTTTAAAAAGCAGGAGTATCCTTTGATTTTTGAATATGCTGGATTGTTTGAAAATATCACATTCGATCCAATTAAAGCTGCCGCAGAATTTGTAATGGATGCTTTTGTTAATGGAGAATATGATCATGTGGTTTTGGTGTACAACCAATTTAAAAATGTAGCCACTCAGCTTGTTGTTAAAGAGCAATTTCTGCCAATTTCTAAAATTGAGTCAGAAGGTGATGACAATAAATCCCAACAGGATTATATTGTAGAGCCTTCTAGAGATTACATCATCGAAGAATTAGTTCCTAATTCCTTGAAGATCCAGTTTTATAAGGCCATTTTGGATAGCAACGCCTCTGAGCATGGTGCAAGGATGACTGCCATGAGTAAAGCCACTGACAATGCGGCTGATCTCTTGAAAGATTTGAAACTTGTTTACAATAGAACCAGACAAGCTGCCATTACCAACGAAATTCTTGAAATCGTTGCTGGTGCAAATGCATTGGAAGGTAAGTAA
- the selD gene encoding selenide, water dikinase SelD: protein MENHTFKLTKYSHGAGCGCKISPAVLSEILNSENTAKINFPNLLVGNEESDDAAVVSLDGETAIVSTTDFFMPIVDDPFDFGAIAATNALSDIYAMGATPLMAIAILGWPISKLPAAVAAKVLEGGRSVCHKAGIPLAGGHSIDAPEPIFGLAVTGKIAVNHVKRNSTAKVGDRLYLTKPIGVGMVTTAEKKELADKNDVLQAKTSMLKLNDIGAEAAAWTEVHAMTDVTGFGLGGHLTEMCKGAAVSAQLRLDDIPCFDFVQKYIDLDCIPGGTYRNWDSYGQGIAVSSERDKLILADPQTSGGLLMAVDPDKSDLFERKMKEKGCNLSSFGEIISKHEKIIYLNNLV from the coding sequence ATGGAAAACCATACATTTAAGCTTACAAAATACAGTCATGGAGCTGGTTGTGGATGTAAAATCTCTCCGGCAGTACTAAGTGAAATCCTAAATAGTGAGAATACTGCTAAAATTAATTTTCCCAATCTACTTGTAGGTAATGAGGAGAGTGATGATGCAGCGGTTGTCAGCTTAGATGGAGAAACGGCCATTGTTAGTACCACAGATTTTTTTATGCCTATTGTTGATGACCCTTTTGATTTTGGTGCCATTGCTGCTACTAATGCTTTGAGTGACATTTATGCAATGGGAGCCACGCCTTTAATGGCTATTGCGATTCTTGGTTGGCCCATCTCTAAATTGCCGGCTGCTGTAGCTGCTAAGGTCTTGGAAGGCGGTAGGTCTGTCTGTCACAAAGCTGGTATTCCTCTCGCGGGAGGGCATAGTATAGATGCGCCAGAGCCTATTTTTGGTTTGGCAGTAACGGGCAAAATTGCCGTTAATCATGTAAAAAGAAACAGTACTGCAAAAGTTGGTGATCGCTTGTACTTGACCAAACCAATTGGAGTGGGGATGGTGACAACTGCTGAAAAGAAAGAGTTGGCCGATAAGAATGATGTGCTTCAGGCAAAAACCTCCATGTTGAAGCTCAATGACATTGGGGCAGAAGCAGCAGCCTGGACAGAAGTACATGCAATGACCGATGTAACAGGTTTCGGTTTAGGTGGGCACCTAACGGAAATGTGTAAAGGTGCTGCTGTCTCGGCGCAACTAAGATTGGATGACATCCCTTGTTTTGACTTTGTCCAAAAGTACATAGACCTGGATTGCATTCCGGGTGGTACATACAGGAATTGGGATAGTTATGGACAGGGAATCGCAGTAAGCAGCGAAAGGGATAAATTGATATTGGCCGACCCACAGACAAGTGGTGGGTTACTGATGGCTGTAGATCCTGATAAATCAGATCTGTTTGAAAGGAAAATGAAAGAAAAAGGCTGTAATTTGTCCTCTTTTGGAGAAATCATCTCAAAGCATGAGAAAATAATTTATTTAAATAATTTAGTTTGA
- the ribH gene encoding 6,7-dimethyl-8-ribityllumazine synthase produces the protein MATSLKNLSQHTQENVTDISDKKFALVVAEWNDEITSSLYSGAIETLLRYGAKKENIYRKNVPGSFELTLGAQWLAKLDEIDAVICLGCVIQGETRHFDFICDAVANGITQVGLKYDKPVIFGVLTPDNQQQALDRAGGKHGNKGDEAAITAIKMLGF, from the coding sequence ATGGCTACATCATTAAAAAATCTAAGTCAGCATACCCAAGAAAATGTTACTGATATAAGTGATAAAAAATTCGCTTTGGTAGTTGCTGAATGGAATGATGAAATCACCTCTTCTCTTTACAGTGGTGCTATCGAAACGCTTTTGCGCTACGGGGCGAAAAAGGAAAATATTTACAGAAAAAACGTACCTGGATCCTTCGAGCTCACGCTAGGTGCACAATGGTTGGCAAAACTTGATGAGATCGATGCAGTGATTTGTTTAGGTTGTGTTATCCAGGGAGAAACACGTCATTTTGATTTTATCTGTGATGCTGTTGCCAATGGTATTACTCAGGTAGGTTTAAAATATGATAAACCTGTGATCTTTGGTGTGTTAACACCAGACAATCAGCAGCAAGCGCTGGATAGAGCGGGTGGGAAACATGGCAACAAAGGAGATGAAGCAGCCATCACGGCAATTAAAATGTTGGGCTTTTAA
- a CDS encoding endonuclease/exonuclease/phosphatase family protein — protein MTYPKSAKTYRKVVLTLFLLLNVSSAIAQAQDLVIATFNIRYDNPNDAPNTWENRKLPVSQLIRFHSFDIFGIQEGMHHQVKDLESLLPNFAFVGKGRDDGKEKGEYSAIFYQKEKYKVEESATFWLAPETDHPNKGWDAALPRVCTWARMVEIATGRSFYVFNTHFDHRGVEARNQSAALILDKIKTINSQNLPVFLMGDFNVDQSTDAYRLLKNAEGMKDTFDSADFVYANNGSTNAFDLTKSHDRIIDHIFVSKGLKVKKYGILTDTYQNRFPSDHFPVMAVIAW, from the coding sequence ATGACCTACCCAAAATCCGCAAAAACTTATCGGAAAGTGGTGCTCACCTTATTCCTATTGCTAAATGTCAGTTCGGCAATTGCCCAAGCGCAAGACCTTGTAATCGCTACTTTTAATATTCGTTATGATAACCCCAATGACGCACCAAATACGTGGGAAAATCGCAAGCTACCTGTCAGTCAATTAATTCGTTTTCATTCATTTGATATTTTTGGAATTCAAGAGGGCATGCACCATCAAGTAAAAGACCTTGAAAGTCTTTTACCAAATTTTGCCTTTGTAGGCAAGGGTAGGGATGATGGTAAAGAAAAAGGAGAATATTCTGCTATATTCTATCAAAAAGAAAAATACAAAGTAGAAGAAAGCGCTACCTTTTGGTTGGCACCGGAGACTGATCATCCAAACAAGGGCTGGGATGCTGCACTGCCTAGGGTTTGTACCTGGGCCAGAATGGTTGAAATAGCTACGGGGAGAAGTTTTTATGTTTTCAATACTCATTTTGATCATCGCGGTGTTGAAGCGAGGAATCAAAGTGCGGCATTGATTCTTGATAAAATTAAAACCATTAATTCGCAAAATCTTCCGGTATTTTTAATGGGAGATTTTAATGTCGACCAAAGCACAGATGCTTACCGTTTATTAAAAAATGCTGAGGGAATGAAAGATACCTTCGACTCAGCCGATTTTGTATATGCAAACAACGGAAGCACCAACGCTTTTGACCTTACTAAAAGTCATGACAGGATCATTGACCATATATTTGTCAGTAAAGGTTTAAAGGTCAAGAAATATGGTATACTTACTGATACCTATCAGAACCGTTTTCCTTCGGATCACTTTCCAGTGATGGCAGTAATTGCCTGGTAA
- a CDS encoding tetratricopeptide repeat protein, translating into MATQKTKKGKAAPDTSNELLENPEAIADRLGRGETFLKENTKLVGGIIGLAILVIAGIVGFQIHKANQNKQGQAEMFQAVYYFEQDSVDFALNGDGVEPGFLSIIDEYGGTDAANLAHFYAGSIYLSKGEFQSAVDHLKKFSSSDFLVQAHAYALTGDAYLELGELDEAISFYKDAAAYKSNEFFTPKYLTKLAIAYEEAGDLKNAIATYEEIETKYSDAYEYSEARKQKARLEGLASN; encoded by the coding sequence ATGGCCACTCAAAAGACCAAAAAAGGGAAAGCAGCTCCTGATACATCCAATGAGCTTCTCGAGAATCCTGAAGCAATCGCTGACCGCTTAGGCAGAGGTGAGACTTTCTTGAAGGAAAACACCAAGTTGGTTGGTGGGATAATTGGATTAGCAATATTGGTTATTGCAGGAATTGTTGGATTTCAGATACATAAAGCCAACCAGAACAAGCAGGGACAGGCTGAAATGTTTCAAGCAGTATACTATTTCGAACAGGATAGTGTAGATTTTGCTTTAAATGGAGATGGTGTAGAACCAGGATTCCTAAGTATTATCGATGAATATGGAGGTACTGATGCCGCCAATTTGGCTCATTTCTACGCAGGATCTATCTACCTATCAAAAGGTGAATTTCAATCTGCTGTTGATCATTTGAAAAAGTTTTCTTCTTCTGATTTCTTGGTACAAGCGCATGCTTATGCCTTAACAGGAGATGCATACTTGGAGTTAGGTGAGTTGGATGAAGCCATCAGTTTCTATAAAGATGCTGCTGCTTACAAATCCAATGAATTTTTCACCCCTAAATATTTGACTAAATTAGCCATAGCCTATGAAGAGGCAGGGGATTTGAAGAATGCTATAGCTACTTACGAGGAGATAGAAACGAAATATTCGGATGCCTACGAATACAGTGAGGCGCGAAAGCAAAAAGCCCGCCTTGAAGGTCTGGCTTCTAATTGA
- the mnmH gene encoding tRNA 2-selenouridine(34) synthase MnmH: MEIVEIDQFLKQKNDYPVLDTRSPSEYAAGHIPRAINLPLFDNVQRATIGSIYKEEGREKAIKVGLRLVGPKLERFIEIAESFGSKKLLIHCWRGGMRSSSLAWLLELYGFEIQVLKGGYKSYRNYLLSFFEQPLKLKILSGSTGSMKTFLLEEMQRMGAQIVDLEKLAHHQGSSFGSHNEGEQPTSEQFQNDILENFLKFSLEKAIWLEDESFIIGKTHLISSLYQLMQKSPRYLIVLPIDQRLEVLVQGYGNLPKEKLIQSTLNIAKKLGKENTQRAVAHIENGEMKEAARIILTYYDKAYSKGINKKVATIEKEFQLSIDNLERVAHSLMKVD, encoded by the coding sequence ATGGAAATTGTAGAAATTGACCAATTTTTAAAGCAAAAAAATGATTACCCGGTACTAGATACCCGGTCTCCGAGCGAATACGCTGCGGGGCATATTCCTAGGGCCATAAACCTTCCTTTATTTGACAATGTACAAAGAGCTACAATAGGCAGCATTTACAAGGAAGAAGGTCGCGAAAAAGCCATTAAGGTTGGACTTAGGTTGGTAGGGCCAAAGTTGGAGCGTTTTATCGAGATTGCTGAATCTTTTGGTTCTAAAAAATTGCTTATCCATTGCTGGAGAGGGGGAATGCGTTCTTCAAGCCTGGCTTGGTTACTTGAACTCTATGGTTTTGAAATTCAGGTGTTGAAAGGAGGGTATAAATCCTACAGAAATTATTTGTTGTCTTTCTTTGAACAACCGCTTAAGCTTAAAATTTTATCAGGGTCTACAGGATCCATGAAAACCTTTCTTCTAGAAGAAATGCAAAGAATGGGTGCTCAAATTGTAGATCTTGAGAAATTGGCCCACCATCAAGGTTCTTCCTTTGGAAGTCATAATGAAGGAGAGCAACCTACTTCCGAACAATTTCAAAATGATATTCTTGAGAATTTTTTAAAATTCTCCCTTGAAAAGGCCATTTGGTTGGAAGATGAATCTTTTATAATTGGGAAGACTCATTTGATATCGAGTTTGTATCAATTAATGCAAAAATCTCCTCGTTACCTCATTGTATTACCAATAGACCAACGACTTGAGGTTCTAGTACAAGGGTATGGCAATCTACCCAAGGAAAAACTTATTCAATCTACTCTTAACATTGCCAAAAAGTTGGGAAAAGAAAATACGCAACGCGCTGTTGCTCATATTGAAAATGGAGAAATGAAGGAAGCGGCCAGGATAATATTGACCTATTATGATAAAGCCTATTCAAAAGGAATAAATAAAAAAGTAGCTACTATCGAAAAGGAATTTCAACTAAGTATTGATAACCTCGAACGCGTCGCTCACTCTCTTATGAAAGTTGATTAA
- a CDS encoding alkaline phosphatase PhoX codes for MDSTNKDTRRKFIKTSGMATLGFMGLYQFINPGSVMGSTAAPAALGYGPLKKDPAGILNLPEGFSYKILTKKGDKMDDGFYLPGASDGMGAFQGKNGRTIVVRNHELSPDSLENSGFGKNNELLDKLSSKDFYDFGKGLLPGLGGTSTFVYNENTGELEKQYISLAGTVRNCAGGITPWGSWLTCEESTLKKGGYEGRLEKDHGFVFEVPASEKIQRAKPLPIKAMGRFNHEAVAVDPASGVVYLTEDRGDGIFYRYIPNSPGKLLKGGKLQALAILGEKSRDTRNWEDSEGPEFPLMKSHDVTWIDIENVESPEDDLRFQGFDKGAAVFARGEGIWYGDKEVYFACTNGGKIGAGQVFRYTPSVDEGTAAEKNNPGKLTLFVESVDREILKNCDNLAVAPWGDVILVEDHKHPFLVGVNPKGELYHLAENVGYESEMAGGVFSPSGKTYFVNIQGPGITLAITGPWKT; via the coding sequence ATGGATTCAACCAACAAAGACACCCGAAGAAAATTTATTAAGACTTCCGGAATGGCCACACTAGGCTTTATGGGACTTTACCAATTTATAAATCCAGGTAGCGTTATGGGGAGCACAGCAGCTCCTGCGGCATTGGGCTATGGGCCATTAAAAAAGGATCCCGCGGGGATTTTAAATCTGCCTGAAGGTTTTTCCTATAAGATTCTGACAAAGAAAGGCGACAAGATGGACGATGGTTTTTATTTGCCGGGAGCCTCAGATGGAATGGGAGCCTTCCAAGGAAAAAATGGTAGAACAATTGTTGTTCGGAACCACGAACTTAGTCCAGATTCTTTAGAGAACTCTGGTTTTGGAAAGAACAATGAATTGTTAGATAAGCTTTCTTCTAAAGATTTTTATGATTTTGGAAAAGGATTATTGCCAGGACTTGGTGGTACTTCTACCTTTGTTTATAATGAAAATACAGGAGAATTAGAGAAGCAGTATATCAGCTTGGCAGGAACTGTAAGGAATTGTGCAGGAGGCATTACTCCTTGGGGAAGTTGGTTGACTTGTGAAGAAAGTACGCTCAAAAAGGGAGGTTATGAAGGACGTTTAGAGAAAGACCATGGTTTTGTTTTTGAAGTGCCTGCCTCAGAGAAAATTCAAAGGGCAAAGCCTTTACCAATCAAAGCTATGGGTAGGTTTAACCATGAAGCTGTAGCCGTTGATCCAGCATCAGGGGTGGTTTATCTTACAGAAGATCGGGGAGATGGTATCTTCTACCGTTACATACCTAACAGCCCTGGAAAGCTTCTTAAAGGCGGGAAACTTCAGGCACTTGCCATTCTGGGTGAAAAAAGCAGAGATACCAGAAACTGGGAAGACAGTGAAGGACCTGAATTTCCATTGATGAAAAGTCATGACGTGACTTGGATAGACATTGAAAATGTAGAAAGTCCTGAAGATGACCTTCGGTTCCAAGGTTTTGATAAAGGCGCTGCAGTATTTGCTAGAGGAGAAGGTATTTGGTATGGTGATAAGGAAGTTTATTTTGCATGTACCAACGGTGGTAAAATAGGTGCGGGACAGGTTTTTCGATACACACCAAGTGTAGATGAAGGAACAGCAGCAGAAAAAAATAACCCTGGAAAGTTGACCCTATTTGTAGAATCAGTAGACAGAGAAATTTTGAAAAACTGTGATAACTTGGCTGTTGCCCCTTGGGGAGATGTGATATTGGTTGAAGACCACAAACATCCATTCCTTGTTGGTGTCAATCCAAAAGGAGAGTTGTATCATTTGGCTGAGAATGTAGGTTATGAGTCAGAGATGGCCGGAGGGGTGTTTTCACCTTCTGGAAAAACCTATTTTGTGAATATCCAGGGACCTGGAATCACATTGGCCATAACTGGACCTTGGAAAACTTAA
- a CDS encoding ABC transporter ATP-binding protein — translation MAKQRGLPLEESDKRKLNKKNFEKLFGIFEFAMPYKVPFIIGMVFLFFSSLMLLTFPYVAGKLIDAASGKDWIINDINGIAFVLIGILFIQSIFSFFRVWLFAKVSENSMRDIRVALYERLVRLPMTFFDQRRTGELISRITSDVTMLQDTFSITLAELLRQIITLFAGIIFLFYTTPRLTLFMLITIPVLVVIAMIFGKFIRKLSKKTQDHLASANVVVEETLQSIVTVKSFTGEAYEINRYRNKLNSVVAVALKAAGFRGAFISFIIFALFGGIVAVIWYGATLVSAGDMSVGDLVSFVLYTTFIGGSIAGLGDIYGQVQKAIGSSERVLEILNEATEKQTGTAFLGRMKGSIRFDKVSFHYPTRPEYRVLNELSLHAEPGEKIALAGHSGAGKSTIIQLLLKFYEVGSGSILLDDKSITDWDPQGLRKNIGMVPQEVLLFGGSIRENIRYAKPDASDEELLQAAKQANALEFIDKFPEGLDTLVGERGIKLSGGQRQRIAIARAILKDPAILILDEATSSLDAETESLVQEALDKLMKGRTTIIIAHRLSTIRKVDRIYVIKDGQVIEEGNHESLSSKEGGHYAHLVNLQFADDILRPLD, via the coding sequence ATGGCGAAGCAAAGAGGTTTACCTTTAGAAGAAAGTGACAAAAGAAAATTGAATAAAAAGAACTTTGAAAAGCTTTTTGGGATTTTCGAGTTTGCCATGCCCTACAAAGTTCCTTTTATCATAGGGATGGTTTTTCTGTTTTTTTCGAGTCTAATGCTCTTGACTTTCCCCTATGTTGCAGGGAAGTTAATTGACGCGGCCTCAGGAAAAGATTGGATTATTAATGATATCAATGGAATAGCTTTCGTATTGATTGGAATTCTGTTTATACAAAGTATCTTTTCCTTCTTTAGAGTTTGGTTATTTGCAAAGGTGAGTGAAAACTCTATGCGAGACATTAGAGTGGCTTTGTATGAGCGATTGGTTCGATTGCCCATGACTTTTTTTGATCAGCGAAGAACAGGTGAATTGATCAGTAGAATTACTTCTGATGTGACCATGCTTCAGGATACCTTTTCCATTACTCTTGCAGAGTTACTTCGTCAGATCATTACCTTGTTTGCAGGTATAATCTTCTTATTCTATACCACTCCGAGGCTCACGCTTTTTATGTTGATTACTATTCCTGTGCTTGTGGTGATTGCCATGATCTTCGGGAAATTTATAAGAAAACTATCAAAGAAAACCCAAGACCATCTTGCTTCTGCCAACGTTGTCGTAGAAGAGACTTTACAATCTATAGTAACAGTCAAATCTTTTACTGGAGAGGCTTATGAGATTAATCGCTATCGAAACAAACTCAATAGTGTAGTAGCGGTAGCCTTAAAAGCAGCCGGATTCAGAGGGGCATTTATTTCCTTTATTATTTTCGCGTTGTTCGGAGGAATTGTTGCCGTTATCTGGTATGGTGCTACTTTGGTTAGTGCTGGCGATATGAGTGTTGGTGATCTTGTTTCTTTTGTTTTGTACACTACTTTTATTGGCGGATCTATTGCTGGTTTAGGAGATATTTATGGTCAGGTACAAAAAGCCATAGGTTCTTCAGAACGGGTGTTGGAAATTTTGAATGAAGCGACAGAGAAGCAAACAGGTACTGCCTTCTTAGGTCGTATGAAAGGATCAATACGTTTTGACAAGGTTTCGTTCCATTACCCTACTAGACCAGAATACAGGGTGTTAAATGAATTGTCATTGCATGCCGAGCCTGGAGAGAAAATAGCACTAGCTGGTCACAGCGGTGCCGGTAAGTCTACCATAATTCAGTTGCTGCTTAAGTTTTATGAAGTAGGGAGTGGGTCAATTTTGTTGGATGACAAATCCATTACAGATTGGGATCCTCAGGGTTTAAGGAAAAATATTGGTATGGTGCCTCAGGAGGTGCTTCTATTTGGAGGGTCTATTCGAGAAAATATTCGTTATGCCAAGCCTGATGCTAGTGATGAAGAACTTTTGCAAGCTGCTAAACAGGCCAATGCCTTAGAGTTTATTGATAAATTCCCGGAAGGTCTTGATACTTTAGTAGGGGAAAGAGGAATTAAACTATCTGGTGGACAAAGACAGCGGATTGCCATTGCCAGGGCAATATTAAAGGATCCAGCAATCCTGATTCTTGATGAGGCGACTTCCTCATTAGATGCTGAAACGGAATCCTTGGTTCAGGAAGCTTTGGATAAGTTAATGAAAGGGAGAACTACCATTATTATTGCTCATAGGTTGTCTACTATCAGAAAAGTGGATAGAATCTATGTGATAAAAGATGGTCAAGTCATTGAAGAAGGAAACCATGAATCTTTGTCAAGTAAAGAAGGGGGCCATTATGCCCACCTTGTTAATCTGCAATTTGCTGATGATATTTTACGGCCTTTAGACTAA
- a CDS encoding SGNH/GDSL hydrolase family protein, whose translation MLLKSILGFFLWALLIPNLTAPEIYSIPSTAKKVLFLGNSITYSGQYVDYVETYLRLSHPERDWDFINVGLPSETVSGLSEEGHAGGEFPRPDLHERLDRVLDEIKPDLIFSNYGMNDGIYLPFDEQRFEAYKQGQKKLHLKALAIGAQIIHSTPPIYDENKGAAYANVLDIYASWLVSQRYTENWKVIDLHWPMRKFQDDQRQHNPSFELAKDGVHPADQGHWIMARSLLQGLGESEYLMEDNPELVFSKIDHGPEVLALVKEKQSITKDALLNHTGHKRPGMKKGLPLNEAEIKRVALLNQINKLIGN comes from the coding sequence ATGTTACTTAAATCAATACTAGGATTTTTCCTTTGGGCGCTTCTTATCCCAAACCTTACAGCACCGGAAATCTATTCCATCCCCAGCACTGCAAAAAAAGTTCTTTTTCTCGGCAATAGCATCACCTATTCCGGCCAGTATGTTGATTATGTAGAAACCTATCTCAGGCTTTCTCATCCAGAAAGGGACTGGGATTTCATCAATGTTGGCTTGCCTAGTGAAACTGTTTCAGGACTTTCTGAAGAGGGCCATGCAGGAGGAGAATTTCCTCGACCTGACTTACATGAAAGACTGGATAGGGTATTGGATGAAATAAAACCAGATCTAATTTTTTCCAATTACGGGATGAATGACGGCATTTACCTTCCCTTTGACGAGCAACGTTTTGAGGCCTACAAACAAGGGCAGAAGAAATTACATCTAAAGGCCCTGGCAATAGGAGCTCAGATCATACACAGTACACCTCCAATATACGATGAAAACAAAGGCGCCGCTTATGCCAATGTTCTGGATATATATGCTTCTTGGTTAGTAAGCCAGCGATATACTGAAAATTGGAAGGTAATTGACTTGCATTGGCCAATGCGAAAATTTCAGGATGACCAACGTCAGCATAATCCCTCTTTTGAATTGGCAAAAGATGGTGTTCACCCTGCCGATCAAGGCCATTGGATAATGGCTAGAAGCCTACTTCAGGGATTAGGAGAAAGCGAGTACCTAATGGAAGACAATCCAGAGTTAGTCTTTAGCAAAATAGATCATGGACCGGAAGTCTTGGCCCTAGTCAAAGAAAAACAATCCATTACCAAGGATGCGTTGCTCAATCATACAGGTCATAAACGGCCTGGAATGAAAAAAGGCCTTCCCTTGAATGAGGCAGAAATAAAAAGGGTTGCTCTTCTTAACCAAATCAATAAATTGATTGGGAATTAA